The following proteins are encoded in a genomic region of Sorangiineae bacterium MSr12523:
- a CDS encoding ketoacyl-ACP synthase III, translating to MTARQYGLPVAITVAGTGVHLPDTVVPNAMLAETLDTSDEWIVQRTGIRERRWLDPELATSDMGVAAARSALEAARLTADDVDAIVVSTYTYDQPLPSTALIIKDALGAHRALPLDVTQAACAGGVQAMLIAAHLLQSPAIDTVLVIAADCASRVTDPRDRVTRIFFGDAAAATVVTHAASSERGAGLLSWDFGSQLSYDVEIQAGGSRIPSSAETIAERRHYLRMDGRAVWNTATANLPSSIATAAQRAGLPVQEIDHFFLHQANLNILTETMTQLGVPMDRAPITLDKLGNTGAAGMFTALHQSFTRGHLKPGDTYILSAIGAGFQWGTLCMRHA from the coding sequence ATGACCGCGCGACAATATGGTTTACCGGTCGCCATCACGGTCGCCGGCACGGGTGTGCATTTGCCGGACACCGTCGTGCCCAATGCGATGCTCGCGGAAACGCTGGATACGTCGGACGAGTGGATCGTGCAGCGCACGGGGATTCGGGAACGACGTTGGCTCGATCCGGAGTTGGCCACCTCCGACATGGGCGTGGCCGCCGCGCGCTCGGCGCTCGAAGCCGCGAGGCTGACGGCAGACGACGTGGATGCCATCGTGGTGTCCACGTACACCTACGATCAGCCGCTGCCCTCGACGGCGCTCATCATCAAAGATGCCCTCGGCGCACACCGCGCGCTTCCCCTCGATGTGACGCAAGCGGCGTGCGCGGGGGGTGTGCAGGCCATGTTGATCGCTGCCCATTTGCTGCAGAGCCCCGCGATCGACACGGTATTGGTCATTGCCGCCGACTGCGCGTCCCGGGTGACCGATCCCCGCGATCGGGTCACGCGGATCTTCTTCGGCGATGCCGCCGCGGCGACCGTGGTCACCCACGCCGCCTCCAGCGAGCGCGGCGCGGGATTGCTGTCCTGGGACTTCGGCTCGCAGTTGTCCTACGACGTGGAGATTCAGGCGGGAGGCTCCCGGATCCCTTCCAGCGCAGAGACCATCGCCGAACGGCGTCACTACCTGCGCATGGATGGCCGCGCCGTTTGGAACACGGCGACCGCCAACCTGCCCTCGAGCATCGCCACCGCCGCACAGCGAGCCGGGTTGCCCGTGCAGGAGATTGACCATTTCTTCCTGCACCAAGCCAACTTGAACATCCTCACGGAGACCATGACGCAGCTCGGGGTCCCCATGGATCGCGCGCCGATCACGCTCGACAAACTGGGCAACACCGGTGCCGCGGGCATGTTCACGGCGTTGCACCAGTCCTTCACACGAGGCCACTTGAAACCGGGCGATACCTACATTTTATCGGCCATTGGCGCCGGCTTCCAATGGGGCACTCTGTGCATGCGTCACGCGTGA
- a CDS encoding alpha/beta hydrolase, producing MFDFHGMAITYSHAGAGEPILFLHNIGGERSIWSAQYEALQATNRVYALDLFGYGGSAIPDDGYTIERYLELVSEFIDVHSLRNVTLVGHCFGSALSLLYARRHPQNVRALVLSSPLTAATLRPTPTGWMAAAAKHVPFDSLFGKTRLPAPVAAWIVREQLGPRGRNMAPATFAPLRHRWAEPRRLLPAAAVARDLPRLAELDDFRPPASFPPITTIWGMKNRILSPAAGERLNATLRPIRAVTLPDCGHLLMMEEPDTVTATLRTALDPHA from the coding sequence ATGTTCGACTTCCACGGCATGGCCATCACGTACAGTCACGCTGGGGCGGGCGAGCCCATTCTCTTTTTGCACAACATCGGCGGGGAGCGATCCATCTGGAGCGCGCAATACGAAGCGCTGCAGGCCACGAATCGCGTGTACGCGTTGGATTTGTTCGGTTATGGCGGCTCCGCGATTCCGGACGACGGATATACCATCGAGCGGTATTTGGAATTGGTCTCCGAGTTCATCGACGTTCACTCTTTGCGTAATGTCACCCTGGTGGGGCATTGTTTCGGTAGCGCGCTGTCGCTGCTCTATGCTCGCCGTCACCCGCAGAACGTGCGTGCGCTCGTTTTGAGCAGTCCTCTTACGGCCGCCACCTTGCGTCCCACCCCCACGGGGTGGATGGCCGCCGCAGCCAAACACGTGCCGTTCGATTCCCTTTTTGGCAAAACACGTTTGCCGGCGCCGGTGGCCGCATGGATCGTGCGCGAGCAGCTCGGTCCGCGCGGGCGAAATATGGCACCGGCGACCTTCGCGCCCTTGCGGCACCGCTGGGCGGAACCGCGACGGCTGCTGCCCGCCGCCGCGGTCGCGCGCGATCTACCTCGCCTCGCCGAACTCGATGACTTCCGCCCGCCCGCGTCCTTTCCACCCATTACGACGATTTGGGGCATGAAGAACCGCATCCTTTCGCCCGCCGCCGGCGAGCGCTTGAATGCCACCCTTCGCCCCATTCGAGCCGTCACCCTGCCGGATTGCGGTCACCTGCTCATGATGGAGGAGCCCGACACCGTCACCGCGACGCTCCGCACCGCGCTGGATCCTCACGCGTGA
- a CDS encoding protein-glutamate O-methyltransferase family protein — MRDLDQLAAPIRRDTGAGFAEFTVTRRFPKIAATAAAALAGQPAVQRAIEALVTRIIAGDRVDTSVMARPTPFWSRYLDKLDGLAQATWAELPFFDIEFLFYHAMNSMAGHFHEGTDVFRTVRHDAREAALAALARAPFEMKEPLAQAVWLALLANEADYSQLVTGRGDASTWSDRLVVDARAELLDAIAAPADAAAPIHLILDNAGAELLADLVLTDALLSSSDDARIVLHAKPWPMFVSDALVEDVHASIDALRAHASQHLRALGDRLDGGRTTGRLRVESHVAWGEPRHFDALDAELVDALQRARVVISKGDLNYRRFLGDRAWPVDTSASVASRSVPFVAFALRVLKCEVLVGVPAAVATRAAASNPAWQTDGTYALVQRMGR, encoded by the coding sequence ATGCGTGACCTCGATCAGCTCGCTGCACCCATTCGACGCGACACCGGCGCAGGCTTTGCCGAATTCACGGTGACCCGGCGGTTCCCGAAAATCGCCGCTACGGCTGCCGCGGCCCTTGCGGGCCAGCCGGCGGTGCAGCGTGCCATCGAGGCGCTGGTGACCCGCATCATTGCAGGCGATCGCGTGGATACCTCGGTCATGGCACGACCGACTCCGTTTTGGTCGCGCTATCTCGACAAGCTCGACGGCCTCGCGCAGGCGACGTGGGCGGAATTGCCCTTTTTCGATATCGAGTTTCTCTTTTACCACGCGATGAACTCGATGGCCGGGCACTTCCACGAAGGCACCGACGTCTTTCGAACCGTGCGCCACGACGCCCGCGAGGCCGCACTCGCCGCATTGGCGCGCGCCCCATTCGAAATGAAGGAACCCCTGGCGCAGGCCGTGTGGCTGGCCCTTTTGGCCAATGAGGCCGACTATAGCCAGCTCGTGACGGGGCGCGGCGATGCTTCGACGTGGAGCGATCGCCTGGTGGTGGATGCACGCGCGGAGTTGCTCGATGCGATTGCGGCCCCGGCGGACGCCGCAGCCCCCATCCATCTCATTTTGGACAATGCAGGCGCCGAGTTGCTCGCCGACCTCGTGCTCACGGACGCGCTGCTGTCATCGAGCGACGATGCGCGCATCGTTCTCCACGCCAAACCGTGGCCGATGTTCGTTTCCGATGCACTCGTCGAAGACGTGCACGCCTCGATCGATGCACTCCGCGCGCACGCGTCGCAGCACCTTCGTGCCCTCGGTGATCGCCTGGACGGCGGCCGGACGACAGGGCGTCTGCGCGTGGAGAGCCACGTTGCATGGGGCGAGCCCCGCCACTTCGATGCACTGGACGCGGAGCTCGTCGATGCGCTGCAGCGCGCCCGCGTGGTCATCTCCAAGGGCGACTTGAACTACCGCCGGTTTCTCGGCGATCGCGCGTGGCCCGTGGACACCTCGGCATCGGTCGCATCGCGCTCGGTGCCGTTCGTCGCCTTCGCCTTGCGCGTTCTCAAATGCGAAGTCTTGGTCGGCGTGCCCGCCGCCGTCGCAACCCGCGCTGCCGCGTCGAACCCCGCGTGGCAAACCGACGGAACCTACGCCCTCGTTCAGCGAATGGGCCGCTGA
- a CDS encoding cytochrome P450: MPALPPGPRDLPAVQMLRFLRDPFAFLETCTARYGDVFTARFSGMPPIVYFHDPEAIREVFASSTAMTRAGEANAHLKFLLGPGSLLLLDGKRHERERRLLMSPFGGDRIATYLDTMVATTHRFIEDAASGQPFSLRDAMQSITLDVILSCIFGAESAQQRETLAKPLKRLIALAASPAAMACGTLFDGAKFRQRLVSNIAPAADRLASLGLGRAVPFGELARAMRDVQETLREHVREHRAAHKEGRADVLSMLIEARDEEGRALSDDDLRDELLTMLVGGHESTATTLTFALYTLCSRPDLLDKATAELARVTGHGPLTSKGAKELRYIEALIKETLRLYGATNGFGRKLAAPLRVGGFDLPEGVLITASSYVLHRNPRIWPDPHRFDPERFLDRRARLGEFIPFGGGARTCLGMNMAMFEAKVIIATLLEHAKLRVLDAPPVRLVQQGIFLGPSSSVPCVLEKVKAHSVAPARQPST, encoded by the coding sequence ATGCCTGCGCTTCCGCCCGGCCCGCGCGATCTGCCCGCGGTCCAGATGCTCCGCTTCCTGCGCGATCCGTTCGCGTTCCTCGAGACGTGCACGGCCCGCTACGGCGACGTGTTCACGGCGCGCTTCTCGGGTATGCCTCCCATCGTCTATTTTCACGATCCGGAAGCGATCCGCGAAGTCTTCGCCTCGTCCACGGCGATGACCCGCGCGGGTGAGGCCAATGCGCACCTCAAGTTCCTGCTGGGCCCGGGCAGCCTTCTTCTCCTCGACGGCAAACGCCACGAGCGGGAACGGCGCCTGCTCATGTCGCCGTTCGGAGGCGATCGCATCGCCACCTATTTGGATACGATGGTCGCCACGACGCATCGGTTCATCGAGGACGCGGCGTCGGGGCAGCCGTTCTCGCTCCGCGATGCGATGCAGAGCATCACGCTCGACGTGATTCTGTCGTGCATCTTCGGCGCGGAGAGCGCCCAGCAGCGCGAAACGCTGGCCAAGCCGTTGAAGCGGCTCATCGCGCTTGCGGCGAGTCCCGCCGCCATGGCCTGCGGCACGCTCTTCGACGGTGCGAAGTTCCGCCAGCGGCTGGTCTCGAACATTGCGCCCGCGGCCGATCGACTCGCCTCCCTTGGTTTGGGCCGCGCCGTTCCCTTCGGAGAGCTTGCCCGCGCCATGCGTGACGTCCAGGAGACGCTGCGCGAACACGTCCGCGAACACCGCGCCGCCCACAAGGAAGGCCGCGCCGACGTGCTCTCGATGCTCATCGAGGCGCGCGACGAGGAAGGCCGCGCGCTCTCCGACGACGATCTCCGCGACGAACTGCTCACCATGCTCGTCGGCGGACACGAATCCACGGCCACGACGCTCACGTTTGCATTGTACACGCTTTGCTCCCGCCCGGATCTCTTGGACAAGGCGACCGCCGAATTGGCGCGGGTTACCGGCCATGGTCCGCTCACCTCCAAGGGGGCAAAGGAGCTTCGCTACATCGAAGCGCTCATCAAGGAGACCTTGCGACTCTACGGGGCCACCAATGGCTTCGGGCGCAAGCTCGCCGCACCGCTGCGCGTTGGCGGATTCGACCTACCCGAGGGCGTGCTGATCACCGCATCGTCGTACGTGCTGCACCGCAACCCGCGCATCTGGCCCGATCCCCACCGTTTCGATCCGGAGCGATTCCTGGACCGACGTGCGCGCTTGGGCGAGTTCATTCCCTTCGGCGGCGGCGCCCGCACGTGCCTTGGCATGAACATGGCCATGTTCGAGGCCAAGGTCATCATCGCGACCTTGCTCGAGCACGCGAAGCTTCGCGTGCTCGACGCGCCCCCGGTGCGCCTCGTTCAACAGGGGATCTTCTTGGGGCCGTCCTCGAGCGTTCCTTGCGTGCTGGAGAAGGTGAAAGCTCATTCCGTCGCGCCGGCCAGGCAGCCATCGACGTAG
- a CDS encoding protein kinase, which yields MKGDGSSETDITAVAGERLEIALRPGVIFGMRYALEERIASGRTGELFRALDLRLQRRVALKVLRRDVGSVAQAQVAAALEHPNVVAIHDVGIREGMPFIAMEYVDGRPLRDFVGRTVAVETKLAWMIEVARALAAAHEKGLVHGDIKPDNILICDDNGIVKVLDFGGAHVGTPGYMPPEQVRGEPVDSRVDQFAWGVVAYELFAGKLPAPDAPPLATVPFEIAQVIARALSTRRETRYASMDELVAALADPRLLGIHGMLRATQSKRTARWRSPRTWLPMLAAIVVAAGTLQLCARKRDSASSEAATSAAIDMPVTALRLAPTCNKTAEVHYRRGLVAQREATWEIARPEFEQAAAADPECPEAQLQLLVTAYFRYSVTKEREQFRRVISMRDALSERDRALFDAWTPLVASEPANREEAARRFDAAVERYPRDAQILALGAMIHGFLALDTAQLERCVALARRAIVVDPKYGEAMQIMASALSRLGRHDEALQAIDQCMAVAPGSGECLLERIRIQSLRGQCSDAVASARKWISNVPTSSGAYRHLANTLASEGAPIEAVETALQQWHNNNHDDGHEAMYIYHRASLAAFYGNFVAMEELTKKLAAGVEEAATLLDHARAASIQVQLLTETGRTAEAAEVAEQFLRRREAWTAGFSITTPYEPVIFGVLVREGKISRERWMELTDSWEKNALTTLSTQQAWGLRWGAALNPFYWQDQSDAREIASAAWRVRPPPLPQGRSHEQPLSLGLLADAFQGRVALTTGTDDEEAAQLFEPMAQSCHVLEQPFASVRTHQWMGEAKERLGDKEGACNEYGIVLERWGQAKPHSTTATAARKRSDALGCK from the coding sequence ATGAAGGGCGACGGTTCGAGCGAAACGGATATCACGGCGGTCGCTGGAGAGCGCCTCGAGATCGCCTTGCGTCCCGGTGTCATCTTCGGAATGCGCTACGCGCTGGAGGAGCGCATCGCCTCGGGCCGCACCGGAGAGCTCTTTCGCGCGCTGGATTTGCGCCTGCAACGGCGCGTCGCACTCAAGGTCCTCCGCCGCGACGTGGGCAGCGTCGCCCAGGCCCAGGTGGCGGCCGCGCTGGAGCATCCCAATGTGGTGGCCATCCACGATGTGGGCATCCGTGAGGGAATGCCATTCATCGCCATGGAGTACGTCGATGGGCGGCCCTTGCGTGACTTCGTGGGGCGCACGGTGGCGGTCGAGACGAAGCTCGCGTGGATGATCGAGGTCGCACGGGCCCTTGCCGCAGCGCATGAAAAAGGGCTCGTCCATGGCGACATCAAACCGGACAACATCCTGATCTGCGACGACAACGGCATCGTCAAGGTGCTCGATTTTGGCGGTGCGCACGTGGGAACGCCCGGGTACATGCCCCCGGAGCAGGTCCGCGGTGAGCCGGTGGATTCGCGGGTGGACCAGTTCGCGTGGGGCGTCGTGGCTTACGAGCTGTTCGCCGGCAAGCTTCCCGCGCCGGATGCGCCGCCCCTCGCGACGGTCCCGTTCGAGATCGCCCAGGTCATCGCGCGCGCTCTCTCCACGCGCCGCGAGACGCGCTACGCTTCCATGGACGAGCTGGTGGCGGCGCTCGCCGATCCACGGCTGCTCGGGATCCACGGCATGCTCCGCGCCACGCAATCGAAGCGAACGGCAAGGTGGCGCTCACCACGCACGTGGCTTCCCATGCTCGCGGCCATCGTGGTGGCGGCGGGCACGCTGCAGCTGTGTGCACGCAAGCGCGACAGCGCGTCCTCCGAGGCGGCCACCTCGGCGGCGATCGACATGCCGGTCACGGCGCTGCGCCTGGCGCCCACGTGCAACAAGACGGCGGAGGTCCACTACCGCCGGGGGCTCGTGGCGCAGCGCGAGGCCACATGGGAGATTGCACGGCCCGAATTCGAGCAGGCCGCCGCGGCCGATCCGGAGTGCCCGGAGGCGCAATTGCAGCTGCTCGTCACCGCGTATTTCCGCTACTCGGTGACGAAAGAGCGCGAGCAGTTCCGCCGGGTCATCTCGATGCGGGACGCGTTATCGGAACGCGATCGCGCGCTGTTCGATGCATGGACACCGCTCGTGGCCTCCGAGCCGGCCAACCGCGAAGAGGCCGCGCGCCGGTTCGATGCCGCCGTGGAGCGCTACCCGCGCGATGCGCAAATCTTGGCACTGGGCGCCATGATCCACGGTTTTTTGGCGCTCGACACCGCGCAGCTCGAACGCTGCGTGGCGCTCGCGCGAAGGGCCATCGTGGTGGATCCGAAGTACGGCGAGGCCATGCAAATCATGGCCAGCGCGCTGTCGCGGCTCGGGCGGCACGATGAGGCGCTGCAGGCGATCGATCAATGCATGGCCGTGGCGCCGGGCTCGGGCGAATGCCTGCTCGAGCGCATTCGCATCCAGAGCCTGCGCGGGCAATGCAGCGACGCCGTCGCATCGGCGCGGAAGTGGATCAGCAACGTGCCCACGAGCTCCGGTGCCTATCGGCACTTGGCGAACACGCTCGCCTCCGAGGGTGCGCCCATCGAGGCCGTGGAGACGGCGCTCCAGCAATGGCACAACAACAACCACGACGATGGTCACGAGGCGATGTACATCTACCATCGCGCCTCGCTCGCGGCGTTCTACGGGAACTTCGTGGCCATGGAGGAGCTCACGAAGAAGCTGGCGGCGGGCGTCGAAGAGGCCGCCACCTTGCTCGATCATGCGCGCGCGGCATCGATTCAGGTGCAGCTTTTGACCGAGACCGGTAGAACCGCGGAGGCGGCCGAGGTCGCCGAGCAATTCCTACGGCGCCGGGAGGCCTGGACGGCGGGCTTCAGCATCACGACACCTTACGAGCCGGTGATTTTCGGCGTGCTGGTGCGCGAGGGCAAAATTTCGCGCGAGCGCTGGATGGAGCTGACGGACAGCTGGGAGAAAAACGCGCTCACGACGTTGAGCACGCAGCAGGCGTGGGGCCTTCGCTGGGGTGCGGCGCTCAATCCGTTCTATTGGCAAGACCAATCCGATGCGCGCGAGATTGCCTCCGCGGCATGGCGCGTGCGCCCGCCTCCGCTGCCCCAGGGGCGCTCGCACGAACAGCCGCTCTCGCTGGGGCTGCTCGCCGATGCATTTCAAGGACGCGTCGCGCTGACGACGGGCACGGACGACGAGGAAGCAGCGCAGCTCTTCGAACCCATGGCGCAAAGCTGCCACGTGCTGGAGCAGCCGTTTGCCAGCGTCCGCACGCACCAGTGGATGGGCGAGGCCAAAGAGCGCCTGGGCGACAAAGAAGGCGCCTGCAACGAATACGGCATCGTGCTCGAGCGGTGGGGGCAGGCAAAGCCGCACTCCACGACGGCGACGGCCGCGCGCAAACGGAGCGACGCCCTCGGCTGCAAATGA
- a CDS encoding phosphopantetheine-binding protein, with protein MNEAIEAISQLLADLTPEDRAALATLLGQAPSAIAIVGTACRFPGGADDEERFWTLLREGRDGISEVPRERWDVDAYYDPDPQALGKSYTRYGGFLEGVDRFDAPFFEISPREARSMDPQQRMLLEVCWEALERAGLAADELSGRSVGVFVGSCLRDYELLVQQAGVNDFDAHTVTGGLSSVLAGRISHVLGLHGPSMALDTACSSSLVAIHLACQSLRSGECELALAAGVNLILAPEGMVMLSRLGALAPDGRCKTFDVRANGFARGEGCGVLVLKRLSDAVAADDDILAVIRGSAVNHDGRSAGLAAPNGVAQRAVVARALESAGVSPDSIGYLEAHGTGTPLGDPIEVDSLKHTFRARADGSHCRLGSVKTNVGHLEAAAGVASVLKVALAMKNEAIPPHLHFTSLNPRISLEGSPFVIPTRLEPWPRGKTPRFAGVSSFGLSGTNAHVVMEEAPAKRQHAIRDVGGARVLTLSAKSPRALKALAERYADLLASAGGPSLADVAYSANTGRARFGCRLALVARDGAQAAAQLRAFIEDRPAAGLYAAVLAPGARPQATTHGEEAHVAPETLAQAFVAGAKIDWAAVHRALPGQRVPIPTYPFERERHWIDVAVRAPEASPAAPEAPPAGGPPLVAAIAPVAPAEREGFLIGYIGKIVRTILLLDETVPLDPDRRLDELGMDSLLALDLVNALNAETGLDLPMELLLQHPNLGSIARYVDGCLAGATE; from the coding sequence ATGAACGAAGCCATCGAAGCCATTTCCCAGCTCCTTGCCGATCTCACGCCCGAAGACCGAGCCGCCCTTGCGACGCTTCTCGGGCAAGCTCCCAGCGCCATTGCCATCGTCGGGACGGCGTGCCGTTTTCCGGGTGGTGCCGATGACGAGGAGCGCTTTTGGACGCTGCTGCGTGAGGGGCGCGACGGTATTTCGGAGGTGCCGCGCGAGCGGTGGGACGTCGATGCGTACTACGATCCGGATCCGCAGGCGCTCGGCAAGTCGTACACGCGCTACGGCGGCTTTCTCGAGGGCGTGGATCGGTTCGATGCACCCTTTTTCGAAATCTCACCGCGCGAGGCACGGTCGATGGATCCGCAGCAGCGCATGTTGCTCGAGGTGTGCTGGGAGGCGCTGGAGCGGGCGGGCCTTGCGGCCGATGAACTCAGCGGGCGGTCCGTCGGTGTCTTCGTGGGAAGCTGCCTGCGCGACTACGAGCTCCTCGTCCAGCAGGCCGGGGTGAACGATTTCGATGCGCACACCGTGACGGGTGGTCTGTCGAGCGTGCTCGCCGGGCGCATCTCGCACGTGCTCGGTCTGCACGGGCCTTCGATGGCGCTCGACACGGCGTGCTCGTCGTCGCTGGTTGCGATTCACCTGGCATGTCAGAGCCTTCGGAGCGGCGAGTGCGAGCTCGCGCTCGCGGCCGGGGTGAACCTCATTCTCGCGCCCGAGGGCATGGTCATGCTGTCGCGCCTCGGGGCACTCGCGCCCGATGGACGCTGCAAGACGTTCGACGTCCGCGCCAATGGATTCGCCCGCGGCGAGGGCTGCGGCGTTCTCGTGTTGAAGCGGCTTTCGGATGCCGTGGCGGCCGACGACGACATCCTGGCGGTGATTCGAGGCTCGGCCGTGAATCACGATGGCCGGAGCGCGGGACTCGCCGCGCCCAACGGTGTGGCGCAACGCGCGGTCGTCGCCCGGGCACTGGAAAGCGCGGGGGTGTCGCCCGACAGCATCGGCTACCTCGAGGCGCACGGTACCGGCACACCGCTCGGCGATCCCATCGAGGTCGATTCGCTGAAGCACACCTTCCGGGCGCGCGCGGATGGCTCGCATTGCAGGCTTGGTTCGGTCAAGACGAACGTCGGCCACCTCGAGGCTGCGGCCGGCGTGGCCAGTGTGCTCAAGGTGGCGCTGGCCATGAAGAACGAGGCCATCCCGCCCCACCTGCATTTTACCTCGCTCAATCCGCGCATCTCGCTCGAGGGCTCGCCCTTCGTGATTCCCACCCGGCTCGAGCCGTGGCCGCGCGGCAAGACGCCGCGGTTTGCGGGCGTGAGCTCGTTCGGCCTGTCCGGAACCAATGCGCACGTCGTGATGGAAGAAGCCCCCGCGAAACGCCAGCACGCGATCCGCGACGTGGGTGGTGCGCGCGTGCTGACCCTCAGCGCCAAGTCACCGCGTGCGCTGAAGGCGCTGGCCGAGCGCTACGCGGACCTGCTCGCATCGGCGGGAGGCCCGTCGTTGGCGGACGTGGCCTATTCGGCGAACACGGGGCGTGCCCGGTTCGGTTGTCGCCTCGCCCTCGTGGCTAGGGATGGAGCACAGGCGGCCGCGCAACTCCGCGCGTTCATCGAGGATCGGCCCGCGGCCGGCTTGTATGCGGCGGTGCTTGCCCCGGGAGCTCGCCCCCAGGCCACGACGCACGGCGAAGAGGCCCATGTGGCGCCGGAGACCCTCGCGCAGGCGTTCGTGGCGGGCGCCAAAATCGATTGGGCCGCCGTTCATCGTGCGTTGCCGGGGCAACGTGTGCCGATCCCCACGTATCCCTTCGAGCGCGAGCGGCATTGGATCGACGTGGCGGTGCGCGCGCCGGAGGCTTCGCCCGCCGCGCCGGAGGCTCCGCCTGCAGGTGGGCCGCCGTTGGTCGCCGCCATCGCACCGGTCGCGCCGGCGGAGCGGGAGGGGTTCTTGATCGGCTACATCGGAAAGATCGTGCGGACCATCTTGCTGCTCGACGAAACGGTGCCGCTGGATCCCGACCGCCGCCTGGACGAACTCGGCATGGACTCGCTGTTGGCGCTCGACCTCGTGAACGCCCTCAACGCCGAAACCGGATTGGACCTGCCGATGGAGCTTTTGCTCCAGCACCCGAACCTCGGTTCGATCGCGCGCTACGTCGATGGCTGCCTGGCCGGCGCGACGGAATGA
- a CDS encoding putative glycolipid-binding domain-containing protein, with product MARSLVWMKPGGAELAEVELLEDRLTARGIAIGSDPLPYRLEYELLTVADYVTSRLQVRVAGHDATHGPWSRSLKLVRDLDGHWTVETHHEGHAPLPPPGGNADEFQGAVDCDLGLSPLTNTMPVLRSRMLEGGGPLEHLMAWVSVPDLTVHASPQTYTFVRREGANAIVNYASPGFTQDIVFDGDGLVLDYPSIGRRIV from the coding sequence ATGGCACGATCGCTGGTGTGGATGAAACCGGGAGGGGCGGAGCTGGCCGAGGTCGAGTTGCTCGAGGACCGGCTGACCGCGCGGGGGATCGCCATCGGGTCCGACCCCCTGCCGTATCGCTTGGAGTACGAGCTGCTGACCGTTGCAGATTACGTGACATCGCGGCTGCAGGTGCGGGTTGCGGGGCACGATGCGACCCATGGTCCGTGGTCGCGAAGTTTGAAGCTGGTTCGCGACCTCGACGGGCACTGGACCGTGGAGACGCATCATGAAGGCCATGCTCCGTTGCCGCCGCCGGGTGGAAACGCGGACGAGTTCCAGGGCGCCGTCGATTGCGATCTCGGGTTATCGCCGCTCACGAACACCATGCCGGTGCTGCGATCGCGCATGCTGGAAGGGGGAGGGCCGCTCGAGCATCTCATGGCATGGGTATCGGTGCCCGACTTGACGGTGCACGCATCCCCGCAGACGTACACGTTCGTGCGCCGTGAGGGGGCGAACGCCATCGTCAATTATGCGAGCCCTGGCTTTACCCAGGACATCGTCTTCGACGGCGACGGCCTCGTGCTGGACTACCCGTCCATCGGCCGTCGGATCGTATGA